A DNA window from Stutzerimonas stutzeri contains the following coding sequences:
- the ftsL gene encoding cell division protein FtsL, which produces MLRSMPSGSLLMLVLFVGVLLSAIAVAYCAHWNRQLLNELYGELSVRDKAQAEWGRLILEQSTWTAHSRIETLATDQLRMHIPAAADVRLVKP; this is translated from the coding sequence ATGCTGCGATCCATGCCCAGCGGCAGCCTGCTGATGCTCGTGCTGTTCGTTGGCGTTCTGCTGTCGGCGATTGCGGTCGCTTACTGCGCGCACTGGAATCGGCAACTGCTCAACGAGCTCTACGGAGAGCTCAGTGTTCGTGACAAAGCTCAGGCTGAATGGGGCCGCCTGATCCTCGAGCAGAGCACCTGGACGGCGCACAGTCGTATCGAGACGCTGGCGACCGACCAGCTGCGCATGCACATCCCCGCGGCGGCAGACGTCAGGCTGGTGAAGCCATGA
- the rsmH gene encoding 16S rRNA (cytosine(1402)-N(4))-methyltransferase RsmH codes for MNQISSLRHITVLLDEAVAALAVRADGRYLDGTFGRGGHSRLLLQQLGPDGQLLGFDKDPLAIATGQALAAEDGRFVVVQRSFAELGEEVAQRGWTGTVSGVLLDLGVSSPQLDDPERGFSFLNDGPLDMRMDPSRGVSAAEWIARAEADEIARVFKDYGEERFAKRMARAVVQRRADAPFERTADLAKVLTEANPAWEKGKNPATRAFQGLRIYINNELGDLESGLDAALEALEVGGRLVVISFHSLEDRIVKQFMRRHAKGEADKLPRDLPIIPKAFEPRLKLLGKPQYASDAEVKANPRSRSAVMRVAEKLR; via the coding sequence GTGAACCAGATCAGCAGCCTGCGACATATTACCGTGTTGCTCGACGAAGCCGTCGCGGCGCTAGCAGTGCGCGCCGACGGTCGCTACCTGGATGGGACCTTTGGTCGAGGCGGTCACAGCCGGCTGCTATTGCAGCAGCTCGGCCCTGATGGTCAGTTGCTAGGCTTTGACAAGGACCCGTTAGCCATCGCTACGGGGCAAGCACTGGCGGCCGAGGACGGCCGCTTTGTCGTTGTGCAGAGAAGTTTTGCCGAGCTGGGTGAAGAAGTTGCGCAACGCGGCTGGACCGGTACCGTCAGCGGTGTATTGCTGGATCTGGGTGTTTCCTCGCCGCAGCTTGATGATCCCGAGCGTGGGTTCAGTTTTCTCAATGATGGCCCGCTGGACATGCGCATGGACCCCAGTCGAGGCGTCAGCGCTGCCGAGTGGATTGCCCGTGCTGAAGCGGACGAAATTGCGCGCGTATTCAAGGATTACGGCGAAGAACGTTTTGCCAAGCGCATGGCGCGAGCCGTGGTACAGCGGCGCGCTGATGCCCCGTTCGAGCGAACGGCTGATCTGGCCAAAGTGCTGACCGAGGCGAATCCTGCCTGGGAGAAGGGCAAGAACCCGGCGACTCGCGCGTTTCAGGGGCTGCGCATCTATATCAACAACGAGCTTGGCGATCTTGAGTCCGGTCTCGATGCCGCGTTGGAGGCTCTGGAAGTGGGTGGCCGGCTGGTCGTAATCAGCTTCCATTCGCTGGAAGATCGTATCGTCAAACAATTCATGCGTCGCCATGCCAAGGGCGAGGCGGACAAACTGCCGCGCGACCTGCCGATTATTCCGAAGGCTTTCGAGCCGCGGCTGAAGCTGCTTGGCAAACCACAATACGCTTCCGATGCCGAGGTCAAGGCCAATCCGCGCTCGCGCAGCGCCGTGATGCGCGTGGCGGAGAAGCTACGGTGA
- the mraZ gene encoding division/cell wall cluster transcriptional repressor MraZ yields the protein MFRGANAISLDAKGRLAMPSRYRDELNSRGDGQLIITIDAVDRCLCIYPLPEWELIETKLRELPSLREEARRLQRLLIGNAVDLEMDGSGRVVVPPRLREYARLDKRAMLVGQLNKFQLWNEDDWNAISDADLAAIKQPGGLPDELRDLIL from the coding sequence GTGTTTCGCGGAGCTAACGCCATCAGTCTCGACGCCAAAGGCCGGCTAGCCATGCCCAGCCGGTATCGCGACGAGCTGAATTCCCGTGGCGATGGCCAGCTGATCATCACAATCGATGCCGTGGACCGCTGTCTGTGCATTTACCCCTTGCCCGAATGGGAGCTGATTGAGACGAAGCTTCGCGAGCTGCCCTCTCTTCGTGAAGAGGCCCGCCGCCTGCAGCGTCTATTGATCGGTAATGCGGTTGATCTGGAGATGGATGGCAGCGGCCGTGTTGTTGTGCCGCCGCGTCTTCGTGAATACGCCCGACTAGACAAGCGCGCGATGCTTGTGGGGCAACTGAACAAGTTTCAACTGTGGAACGAGGACGACTGGAACGCGATTTCTGACGCGGACCTGGCGGCCATCAAGCAACCCGGCGGCCTGCCGGACGAACTACGTGACCTAATCCTGTGA
- the rsmI gene encoding 16S rRNA (cytidine(1402)-2'-O)-methyltransferase, whose protein sequence is MTASNGANSGVGTLYVVATPIGNLEDISARALRVLKEVSLIAAEDTRHSSRLLAHFGIQTPLAACHEHNEREEGGRFLGRLQAGESVALISDAGTPLISDPGYHLVRQARAAGIAVVPVPGACALIAALSAAGLPSDRFIFEGFLPAKAAARRARLEILKEEPRTLIFYEAPHRILESLGDLEDVLGSGRIAVLGRELTKAFETLKGLPLGELRSWVEADSNQQRGECVVLVEGWHAPQDESAVNTESLRVLDLLLAEMPLKRAAALAAEITGVRKNLLYQAALERK, encoded by the coding sequence GTGACTGCCAGCAATGGTGCGAATTCCGGAGTAGGTACGCTTTATGTTGTCGCTACGCCAATCGGCAATCTTGAGGACATCAGCGCCCGAGCGCTGCGCGTACTCAAAGAGGTGTCGCTGATTGCTGCGGAGGACACCCGGCATTCGTCCCGTTTGCTTGCGCACTTCGGCATTCAGACGCCTCTGGCGGCCTGTCATGAGCACAACGAGCGTGAAGAGGGAGGGCGGTTTCTCGGTCGGTTGCAGGCGGGCGAGAGTGTTGCGCTGATTTCCGATGCCGGTACGCCCTTGATCTCTGATCCGGGCTATCACCTTGTGCGTCAGGCGCGTGCTGCGGGTATTGCCGTTGTGCCGGTACCGGGGGCTTGTGCGCTGATCGCTGCGTTATCGGCGGCTGGCCTGCCGTCGGACCGGTTCATTTTCGAAGGCTTCCTGCCTGCAAAAGCAGCTGCTCGTCGCGCGCGTCTCGAGATACTGAAAGAAGAGCCGCGTACGCTGATCTTCTACGAGGCCCCGCATCGCATACTCGAATCGCTCGGCGATCTCGAGGATGTGTTGGGCAGCGGCCGGATCGCAGTGCTGGGGCGCGAGCTGACCAAGGCATTCGAAACGCTAAAAGGACTGCCTTTGGGTGAACTGCGTTCGTGGGTTGAGGCTGACAGCAATCAGCAGCGGGGCGAGTGCGTAGTGCTAGTCGAGGGCTGGCATGCGCCGCAGGATGAAAGCGCGGTGAACACGGAATCGCTTCGGGTGCTCGATCTTTTGCTTGCCGAAATGCCGCTCAAGCGAGCGGCGGCCTTAGCGGCGGAGATCACCGGTGTACGCAAGAATCTGCTCTATCAGGCGGCGCTGGAGCGGAAATAG
- a CDS encoding penicillin-binding protein activator — MACLRPLLLLCIAAMLTACASSPSSSLGELPRTPQASTQQLLQKADQSDPEQATQLRLAAAGQSVQQGNHAQARSILEQVQIDALKPAQQIFALTLQAEIALADGEPERAVQALQHPAFERLGELPVEQQIRSQLARAEALEATSKLLAAARERVFTAPLLSGEQARENHESIWKLISALPEKQLQSPADADLAGWQALALSLKRAGTVAQQQRAIDDWIAQNPQHPAARQLPEPLQKLRELADQPLNHVALLLPMEGQLAGVARALRDGFLAAHLHAQQTGQALRIELYDSSRMSSIDDFYRQAQAAGVQLVVGPLEKELVRQLAERDQLPITTLALNYSDAGQHTPPQLFQFGLAAEDEAREVARRAWADGHRRAIALAPQGDWGGRILDAFRQSWQEAGGTLVAAEPLAEPVQLANQIADLLQLRSSERRSGRVSSITDASAASQPTRRQDVDFLFLAATPQQAQQVRPTLIFQYAGDLPVYGTSHLHSASHDRTQYLDLEGIRFAETPWLLDDQIPLRQEVEQKWPQAGGSLGRLYAMGADAYLLAPRLNQLLALPNTQLDGLSGTLSLNPQQRIERQLPWAQFRDGAIERLEDMR, encoded by the coding sequence ATGGCCTGCTTACGCCCCCTCCTTCTCCTCTGCATCGCCGCCATGCTCACGGCTTGCGCCAGCTCGCCCTCGTCTTCGCTTGGTGAACTGCCTCGTACTCCGCAAGCCTCTACCCAGCAACTGCTGCAGAAGGCCGACCAGAGCGACCCCGAACAGGCCACGCAATTGCGCCTGGCCGCAGCGGGCCAAAGCGTCCAACAGGGCAATCACGCGCAAGCCCGCAGCATTCTTGAGCAGGTCCAGATAGATGCACTGAAACCTGCGCAGCAGATCTTCGCACTGACATTACAGGCCGAAATTGCGCTTGCTGACGGCGAGCCCGAACGAGCCGTGCAAGCACTCCAGCACCCAGCGTTCGAGCGCCTGGGCGAGCTACCCGTGGAGCAGCAGATCCGCAGCCAACTGGCCCGCGCTGAAGCACTGGAAGCGACCAGCAAACTGCTCGCTGCTGCACGCGAACGGGTGTTTACGGCGCCCTTACTGAGCGGCGAGCAAGCGCGAGAAAACCATGAGAGTATCTGGAAGCTAATCTCTGCCCTACCTGAAAAACAGCTGCAGAGCCCAGCGGACGCAGACCTTGCCGGCTGGCAAGCGCTTGCACTGTCACTGAAGCGCGCTGGCACGGTCGCTCAGCAGCAGCGAGCGATCGACGACTGGATAGCGCAGAATCCCCAGCACCCTGCTGCACGACAACTACCTGAGCCACTGCAAAAGCTTCGTGAGCTGGCCGATCAACCACTTAATCATGTTGCCCTCCTACTCCCCATGGAAGGCCAATTGGCGGGCGTCGCACGCGCTCTGCGTGATGGCTTTCTGGCCGCCCATCTGCATGCTCAGCAAACCGGTCAAGCACTGCGGATCGAGCTTTATGACAGCAGCCGCATGAGCTCCATCGACGATTTTTACCGCCAAGCCCAGGCGGCCGGCGTACAACTGGTGGTCGGCCCACTGGAAAAGGAGCTGGTTCGCCAGCTTGCCGAGCGCGACCAGCTACCCATCACCACGCTGGCACTTAACTACAGCGACGCCGGACAACACACACCGCCACAGCTTTTTCAGTTCGGTCTCGCCGCAGAAGACGAAGCCCGTGAAGTCGCCCGTCGCGCCTGGGCGGACGGCCATCGCCGCGCAATCGCGCTAGCGCCTCAGGGCGACTGGGGAGGCAGGATTCTCGACGCCTTCCGCCAGAGCTGGCAGGAGGCCGGCGGAACGCTGGTGGCAGCAGAGCCGCTGGCCGAGCCCGTGCAACTGGCTAATCAGATCGCCGACTTACTGCAACTCCGCAGCAGCGAAAGGCGTTCCGGTCGGGTCAGCAGCATTACCGACGCCTCCGCCGCCAGCCAACCGACTCGCCGCCAGGACGTCGATTTCCTCTTCCTCGCCGCAACCCCTCAACAGGCCCAGCAGGTCAGACCTACCCTGATCTTCCAATACGCAGGGGATCTTCCGGTGTATGGCACCTCCCACCTGCACTCAGCCAGCCACGACCGCACCCAATATCTGGACCTCGAAGGCATACGCTTCGCAGAGACACCCTGGCTGCTGGACGATCAGATACCCCTGCGCCAGGAAGTCGAACAGAAATGGCCACAAGCCGGCGGGAGCCTTGGCCGCCTGTATGCAATGGGAGCTGACGCCTATCTCTTGGCTCCGCGCCTAAATCAACTGTTGGCACTTCCAAACACTCAGCTGGATGGGCTTTCCGGGACTCTTAGCCTGAACCCCCAGCAGCGCATCGAACGCCAGCTTCCATGGGCCCAGTTTCGTGATGGTGCGATCGAACGCCTGGAAGACATGCGGTAA
- a CDS encoding YraN family protein: MSDSQSSGRSAEDLALRHLSSNGLRLLERNWSCRSGELDLVMLDGDTVVFVEVRYRRHAAWGGALESVDMRKQHKLIKTAQLFLQKESRWARSPCRFDVVAIAAAGKNEDLNWIRNAFDS, encoded by the coding sequence ATGAGCGATAGCCAGAGCAGCGGACGCTCTGCCGAAGACCTCGCGTTGCGACACCTCAGCAGCAACGGGCTTCGTCTGCTCGAGCGCAACTGGTCCTGTCGCAGCGGCGAGCTTGATCTGGTCATGCTCGATGGCGATACAGTAGTATTCGTCGAGGTCCGCTACAGGCGCCACGCCGCCTGGGGCGGCGCCCTCGAAAGCGTCGACATGCGCAAGCAGCACAAGCTGATCAAGACCGCCCAACTCTTTCTGCAGAAGGAAAGCCGTTGGGCACGCAGCCCTTGTCGCTTCGACGTCGTCGCAATCGCCGCAGCCGGAAAAAACGAGGACCTGAACTGGATCCGCAATGCATTTGACAGCTGA
- a CDS encoding phosphoheptose isomerase — MDMQTRIRQLFQASIETKQHAMEVLAPSIEQAGQVMVNALLSEGKILTCGNGGSAGDAQHFSSELLNRFERERPSLPAIALTTDSSTITSIANDYSYNEVFSKQIRALGQPGDVLLAISTSGNSANVIQAIQAAHDREMVVVALTGRDGGGMASLLLPEDVEIRVPAKVTARIQEVHLLSIHCLCDLIDNQLFGSEE, encoded by the coding sequence ATGGACATGCAAACCCGAATCCGCCAGCTGTTCCAGGCCAGCATTGAAACCAAGCAACATGCCATGGAAGTGCTAGCGCCAAGTATCGAGCAGGCCGGCCAGGTGATGGTCAACGCACTACTGAGTGAAGGCAAGATCCTCACCTGCGGCAACGGCGGCTCCGCTGGCGATGCGCAGCACTTTTCCTCCGAGCTACTCAATCGCTTCGAGCGCGAGCGCCCGAGCCTGCCCGCCATTGCATTGACGACTGATAGCTCGACGATCACCTCGATCGCCAACGACTACAGCTACAACGAAGTATTTTCCAAACAGATTCGCGCCCTCGGCCAACCCGGTGACGTGCTACTGGCAATCTCTACCAGCGGCAACTCCGCCAACGTAATCCAGGCCATCCAGGCAGCTCATGATCGCGAGATGGTAGTAGTCGCGCTAACCGGCCGGGACGGTGGCGGAATGGCTTCTCTGCTACTGCCAGAAGATGTCGAGATCCGAGTGCCTGCCAAAGTCACCGCCCGCATCCAGGAAGTCCACCTGCTGTCTATTCACTGCTTGTGCGACCTGATCGACAACCAACTTTTCGGGAGTGAGGAATGA
- a CDS encoding BON domain-containing protein — protein MNAFRLAFTLGLCIAVSGCSSVLTATRDDPIADNRGTRTIGSKIDDSLIETKAAVNIAKAHPDLDQGSHVVVASYNGVVLLAGQTPRTELKETAERAASGVQRVKRVHNELQILPPSSALARSNDSWLTTKIKSQMLADNSVPGSRIKVITENGIVYLLGLVTRQEGNRATNLVQGVGGVQRIVKLFEYID, from the coding sequence ATGAACGCGTTCCGCCTGGCTTTCACCCTAGGGCTGTGCATCGCCGTCAGCGGCTGCAGTTCCGTGCTGACCGCAACCCGTGACGACCCCATTGCCGACAATCGCGGCACGCGCACCATTGGCAGCAAGATTGATGACTCACTGATCGAGACCAAGGCGGCAGTCAATATCGCCAAGGCGCATCCCGACCTCGACCAGGGCTCGCACGTGGTCGTCGCCAGCTATAACGGGGTAGTGCTCCTGGCCGGACAGACGCCGCGCACGGAACTGAAGGAAACGGCAGAGCGCGCTGCGAGCGGCGTACAGCGGGTCAAGCGCGTTCACAACGAATTGCAGATTCTGCCACCTTCGTCTGCACTGGCACGCAGCAACGACTCCTGGCTGACCACCAAGATCAAGAGCCAGATGCTTGCTGATAACAGCGTGCCCGGCTCGCGAATCAAGGTGATCACGGAAAACGGGATTGTCTACCTGCTGGGGCTGGTTACTCGCCAGGAAGGCAACCGCGCGACCAACCTGGTTCAGGGTGTTGGCGGCGTGCAAAGGATCGTCAAGCTGTTCGAGTACATCGACTGA
- a CDS encoding ClpXP protease specificity-enhancing factor, with translation MNSSRPYLVRALYEWIVDNDCTPHLLVNVDYPGVQVPVGVASDGQIVLNVAPSAVRHLHMDNEAISFEGRFGGISHSLNVPSAAVMAIYARENGQGMVFEIEPTPPADESPTNNGGSDDEGPRPGGRPSLKVVK, from the coding sequence ATGAATTCAAGTCGCCCGTATCTGGTTAGAGCGCTCTACGAGTGGATTGTGGATAACGATTGCACGCCGCATCTGCTGGTCAACGTCGATTATCCTGGGGTACAGGTTCCAGTCGGCGTCGCCAGTGACGGCCAGATAGTGTTGAACGTTGCGCCTAGTGCGGTTCGCCATCTGCACATGGATAACGAAGCGATCAGCTTCGAGGGCCGTTTTGGCGGAATTTCGCACTCGCTGAACGTGCCGTCTGCGGCAGTGATGGCGATTTATGCCAGAGAAAATGGCCAGGGCATGGTGTTCGAGATCGAGCCGACCCCGCCGGCGGACGAGTCGCCGACCAATAACGGTGGTTCCGACGATGAGGGGCCGCGACCGGGCGGCCGTCCTAGCCTGAAGGTAGTGAAGTAG
- a CDS encoding glutathione S-transferase N-terminal domain-containing protein, with the protein MAATNRLGCYSDPADHYSHRVRLVLAEKGVSVDILDVEGGQCPVKLAEVNPYGSVPTLVDRDLALYEPGVILEYLEERYPHPPLLPVYPVARANTRLLIHRIQRDWCSLVDRILDQRTAEAQRVQARKELRESLTGVSPIFTEKSYFMSDEISLVDCCLLPILWRLPRLGIELPRAAKPLLEYMERNFAREAFQASLSAVERNMR; encoded by the coding sequence ATGGCTGCAACCAATCGGTTGGGCTGCTACTCCGATCCCGCCGACCACTACTCCCACCGTGTTCGTCTCGTGCTCGCAGAGAAAGGCGTTAGCGTTGACATCCTCGATGTCGAGGGAGGGCAGTGTCCGGTCAAGTTGGCCGAAGTTAACCCGTATGGCAGTGTGCCGACGCTTGTCGATCGCGATTTGGCGCTCTACGAGCCGGGGGTGATTCTCGAGTATCTGGAAGAGCGTTATCCGCATCCTCCGTTGTTGCCGGTATATCCGGTTGCACGGGCGAATACACGTCTGTTGATTCATCGCATTCAGCGCGATTGGTGCTCGCTGGTGGACCGTATTCTCGATCAGCGTACTGCTGAGGCTCAGCGTGTGCAGGCGCGTAAGGAGCTTCGTGAAAGCCTCACCGGCGTGTCGCCGATATTCACCGAGAAGTCGTACTTCATGAGCGACGAGATCAGTCTCGTCGACTGTTGCCTGTTGCCTATCCTCTGGCGTTTGCCCAGACTTGGGATCGAGTTGCCTCGAGCGGCCAAGCCGCTGCTCGAATACATGGAGCGCAATTTCGCTCGCGAGGCCTTCCAGGCCAGTCTTTCCGCCGTCGAGCGCAACATGCGCTGA
- a CDS encoding cytochrome c1, with the protein MKKQFAALILAILPVFTFAAGPAVHLDKVDIDLTDKAAMQDGLKTFANYCMGCHSAQYQRYERVATDLGISEEVMMDNVVFADAKFGDHMKIGMKADDAKVWFGAAPPDLTLVARVRGNDWLYSYMRSFYVDPARPYGFNNTVFPNVGMPHVLAPLQGRLVVGCKQVQVVENGRKQFDPLTGTPITQEACDQMVVEPGTGSLSESEYDEKIKNLVTFLAYSANPVKLESQRIGTYVLLFLAVFFVFAYLLKREYWKDVH; encoded by the coding sequence ATGAAAAAGCAATTTGCTGCATTGATTCTTGCAATTCTGCCGGTCTTCACCTTCGCGGCCGGTCCGGCGGTTCACTTGGACAAGGTTGATATCGACCTCACCGACAAGGCCGCCATGCAGGATGGTCTGAAGACGTTTGCCAACTATTGCATGGGCTGCCATAGCGCGCAGTATCAGCGCTATGAGCGAGTAGCTACCGATCTGGGTATTTCCGAAGAAGTGATGATGGATAACGTCGTCTTCGCCGATGCCAAGTTTGGTGACCACATGAAGATCGGTATGAAGGCTGATGATGCCAAGGTTTGGTTCGGTGCTGCTCCGCCGGATCTGACGCTGGTTGCGCGCGTGCGCGGCAATGATTGGCTGTATTCATACATGCGTAGCTTCTACGTTGACCCGGCTCGCCCGTATGGCTTCAACAACACCGTTTTCCCTAACGTCGGTATGCCACATGTGTTGGCTCCGCTTCAGGGGCGTCTGGTCGTTGGTTGCAAGCAGGTTCAGGTGGTTGAGAACGGTCGCAAGCAGTTCGATCCTCTGACAGGCACTCCGATCACTCAGGAAGCTTGTGATCAGATGGTTGTTGAGCCTGGTACCGGTTCGCTCTCCGAGTCTGAATATGATGAGAAGATCAAGAATCTCGTGACCTTCCTGGCCTACTCAGCCAATCCGGTCAAGCTTGAGAGCCAGCGCATCGGTACCTATGTGCTGCTGTTCCTCGCTGTGTTCTTTGTGTTCGCCTACCTGCTCAAGCGTGAGTACTGGAAAGACGTTCACTAA
- a CDS encoding cytochrome b, translating into MSKFMEWVDARFPATKMWEDHLSKYYAPKNFNVLYFFGSLALLVLVNQILTGVWLTMSYEPSAEGAFASVEYIMRDVEYGWILRYLHSTGASAFFVVVYLHMFRGILYGSYQKPRELVWIFGMMIYLALMAEAFMGYLLPWGQMSYWGAQVIISLFGAIPVIGADLTQWIRGDYLISGITLNRFFALHVVALPIVILGLVVLHILALHEVGSNNPLGVDIKKSKDENGVPLDGIPFHPYYTVKDIVGVVVFLFVFCAVVFFFPEMGGYFLEKPNFEVANAFKTPEHIAPVWYFTPFYAILRAVPDKLLGVIAMGAAIAVLFVLPWLDRSPVKSMKYKGWMSKLALLLFCISFVILGVLGVLAPTPGRTLLSQVCTAIYFGYFILMPFYTKLEKTKVVPERVGG; encoded by the coding sequence ATGAGCAAGTTCATGGAATGGGTTGACGCCCGCTTCCCCGCCACCAAGATGTGGGAAGACCATCTCTCGAAGTACTACGCCCCCAAGAACTTCAACGTCTTGTATTTCTTCGGCTCGCTGGCGCTGCTGGTTCTGGTTAACCAGATCCTGACCGGTGTATGGCTGACCATGAGCTACGAGCCGTCCGCAGAAGGTGCATTCGCCTCCGTCGAATACATCATGCGTGACGTCGAATATGGCTGGATTTTGCGCTACCTGCACTCCACTGGTGCCTCGGCATTCTTCGTGGTGGTCTATCTGCACATGTTCCGCGGCATCCTCTACGGTTCCTACCAAAAGCCGCGTGAGCTGGTGTGGATCTTCGGCATGATGATCTACCTGGCGCTGATGGCCGAAGCCTTCATGGGCTACCTGCTGCCATGGGGCCAGATGTCGTACTGGGGCGCACAGGTGATCATTTCGCTGTTCGGTGCCATCCCGGTTATCGGTGCTGACCTGACCCAGTGGATCCGTGGTGACTACCTGATCTCCGGCATCACCCTGAACCGCTTCTTCGCCCTGCATGTCGTTGCCCTGCCGATAGTCATCCTCGGTCTGGTCGTGCTGCACATCCTTGCGCTGCACGAGGTTGGCTCGAACAACCCGCTGGGCGTGGACATCAAGAAGTCCAAGGACGAAAACGGCGTGCCGCTGGACGGTATCCCGTTCCATCCGTACTACACCGTGAAGGACATCGTCGGTGTCGTGGTATTCCTGTTCGTCTTCTGCGCCGTGGTGTTTTTCTTCCCGGAGATGGGCGGCTACTTCCTCGAAAAGCCGAACTTCGAAGTGGCGAATGCGTTTAAGACGCCTGAGCATATTGCGCCGGTCTGGTACTTCACGCCGTTCTACGCGATTCTGCGCGCAGTGCCCGACAAGCTGCTCGGCGTGATCGCCATGGGTGCTGCCATCGCCGTGCTGTTCGTACTGCCCTGGCTGGACCGTAGCCCGGTCAAGTCCATGAAGTACAAAGGTTGGATGAGCAAGCTTGCGCTGCTGCTGTTCTGCATCTCGTTCGTCATCCTGGGCGTCCTGGGCGTGCTGGCTCCGACTCCGGGACGCACTCTGCTGTCGCAGGTCTGTACGGCAATCTACTTTGGATACTTCATCCTGATGCCGTTCTACACCAAGCTCGAGAAGACCAAAGTGGTACCGGAAAGGGTGGGTGGCTGA
- the petA gene encoding ubiquinol-cytochrome c reductase iron-sulfur subunit, producing the protein MSNDGVNAGRRRFLVAATSVVGAAGAVGAAVPFVGSWFPSAKAKAAGAPVRVNISKIEPGQQMVAEWRGQPVFIVRRTEEILGNLEKTAGQVADPESKDSEQPAYVDPRNRAIKAELLVVVGLCTHLGCAPSFRPEVAAADLGADWLGGYFCPCHGSKYDMAGRVYKSQPAPLNLPVPPHSYETDNVIIIGVDQENA; encoded by the coding sequence ATGAGCAATGACGGCGTGAATGCAGGCCGGCGTCGCTTCCTTGTGGCCGCCACTTCGGTGGTGGGCGCTGCAGGAGCGGTGGGTGCCGCGGTCCCGTTCGTGGGATCGTGGTTCCCTAGTGCCAAGGCCAAGGCTGCCGGTGCGCCGGTAAGGGTAAATATCAGCAAGATCGAACCGGGGCAGCAGATGGTCGCCGAATGGCGCGGTCAGCCGGTATTTATCGTGCGTCGGACTGAGGAGATTCTCGGTAATCTGGAAAAGACTGCCGGGCAGGTAGCTGATCCGGAATCCAAAGACTCAGAACAGCCTGCTTATGTCGATCCGAGGAACCGGGCTATCAAAGCGGAGCTTCTGGTTGTGGTTGGTTTGTGTACCCATTTGGGTTGCGCGCCATCGTTCCGTCCTGAGGTGGCTGCGGCCGATCTTGGCGCTGATTGGCTCGGTGGTTATTTCTGTCCTTGCCATGGCTCAAAATACGATATGGCCGGTCGCGTCTATAAATCGCAGCCAGCTCCCTTGAACCTGCCGGTGCCCCCGCACTCGTACGAGACCGATAATGTAATCATCATCGGTGTGGACCAGGAGAACGCCTGA
- the rpsI gene encoding 30S ribosomal protein S9, with the protein MSATQNYGTGRRKTATARVFLRPGTGKISINNRELDNFFGRETARMVVRQPLELTETVEKFDIYVTVLGGGVSGQAGAIRHGITRALISYDETLRSPLRKAGFVTRDAREVERKKVGLRKARKRPQYSKR; encoded by the coding sequence ATGTCGGCGACTCAAAATTACGGCACTGGCCGTCGCAAGACTGCAACCGCGCGCGTTTTCCTGCGCCCGGGCACTGGCAAGATTTCCATCAACAACCGTGAGCTGGATAACTTCTTCGGTCGCGAAACCGCTCGTATGGTTGTTCGTCAGCCGCTCGAGTTGACCGAAACTGTCGAGAAGTTCGACATCTACGTTACCGTTTTGGGTGGTGGTGTCAGCGGTCAGGCTGGTGCGATCCGTCACGGTATCACTCGCGCTCTGATTTCGTATGACGAGACCCTGCGCAGCCCGCTGCGCAAGGCTGGCTTCGTCACTCGCGATGCTCGTGAAGTTGAACGTAAGAAGGTCGGTCTGCGCAAAGCGCGCAAGCGTCCGCAGTACTCCAAGCGCTAA
- the rplM gene encoding 50S ribosomal protein L13 has protein sequence MKTFTAKPETVKRDWFVVDAAGQTLGRLATEIASRLRGKHKPEYTPHVDTGDYIVVINAEQVRVTGAKTTDKMYYSHSGFPGGIKSINFEKLIAKAPERVIETAVKGMLPKNPLGRDMYRKLKVYKGASHPHTAQQPQELKI, from the coding sequence ATGAAGACATTTACTGCTAAACCGGAAACCGTCAAGCGCGACTGGTTCGTCGTCGACGCTGCCGGCCAGACCCTGGGTCGTCTGGCAACCGAAATCGCTAGCCGCCTGCGTGGCAAGCACAAGCCGGAATACACCCCTCACGTAGATACCGGCGATTACATCGTTGTGATCAATGCTGAGCAAGTGCGTGTTACCGGTGCCAAGACCACTGACAAGATGTATTACTCTCACTCCGGTTTCCCGGGTGGCATCAAGTCGATCAACTTCGAAAAGTTGATTGCCAAGGCGCCCGAGCGTGTGATCGAGACCGCGGTCAAAGGCATGCTGCCGAAGAACCCGCTGGGTCGCGACATGTATCGTAAGCTGAAGGTTTATAAGGGTGCCAGCCATCCTCATACCGCTCAGCAGCCCCAAGAACTGAAGATTTAA